Proteins encoded by one window of Yamadazyma tenuis chromosome 2, complete sequence:
- a CDS encoding uncharacterized protein (COG:E; MEROPS:MER0002728; EggNog:ENOG503NVUM): MVSSDVDLCSTMGKEILLRGGNAADASVTVALCVGSINSGSSGIGGGGFIVSSSNSTKKVLSIDAREMAPGMAYSSMFEKNPVLSVVGGLSNGIPGELKGLDVLFHTHGSGNLTWAEVIEPVIRLNRDGFECTLSLEVTIQALHDRYFTKIPDLAKSWDFIYNEDGSLKKVGQLVQRQNLARTLELVAQNGSSAIFYDPNGPIVPHLIEANNKWGGLFTSKDFALYETKVEDALSYKFGDLEVYTTSGISSGIVLIAGLNLYSKLQKATDASYLQIHKFIETMKWMASARTRLGDTRTSEEYQEIVSNYTSDSWSEDIRDNKYFDTQTFHWSHYDPLFQTSESHGTTHFSVLDDQDNGVGMTSTVNLLFGSIVYDPITGVILNNEMDDFSTKSYNNSFQLQPSKFNTVQPYNRPLSSAAPTIIMENGIPIFLVGAAGGSRITTAVLQAIMRVFNFNSDLLSAIANPRLHHQLLPNYVLLENITLTSEELGYGVLEQLEGLGHTFQETGVETTMNAIHRVRDTIHGVADFWRKFGEADGY; this comes from the coding sequence ATGGTCAGCAGTGACGTTGATTTGTGTTCTACTATGGGTAAGGAGATCTTATTGAGAGGAGGAAATGCCGCCGATGCCAGTGTAACTGTTGCATTATGTGTTGGAAGTATCaattctggttcttctggtATTGGTGGCGGTGGATTCATTGTCAGCTCACTGAACTCAACCAAGAAAGTGCTCAGCATCGACGCCCGTGAAATGGCCCCTGGTATGGCATACTCAAGTATGTTTGAAAAGAACCCAGTACTTTCAGTAGTGGGAGGATTGAGCAACGGTATTCCCGGAGAGCTAAAGGGGTTAGATGTGTTGTTTCATACCCACGGATCCGGAAATTTGACCTGGGCTGAAGTGATTGAGCCAGTTATTAGATTGAATAGAGATGGCTTTGAATGTACTCTCTCTCTCGAGGTCACAATTCAGGCACTACATGATCGGTACTTTACCAAGATCCCtgatttggccaaatcaTGGGACTTTATTTATAACGAAGATGGAAGTCTTAAGAaagttggtcaattggttcaaagGCAAAATTTAGCTAGGACCTTGGAATTGGTTGCTCAAAACGGGTCACTGGCAATTTTCTACGACCCAAATGGTCCAATTGTACCCCATTTAATTGAGGCAAATAACAAATGGGGTGGGCTATTTACATCCAAAGACTTTGCATTGTATGAaaccaaagttgaagatgccCTTTCATACAAATTTGGCGACTTGGAAGTGTACACCACCAGTGGTATAAGTTCTGGAATCGTGCTCATAGCCGGATTAAATCTATATCTGAAGTTACAAAAGGCTACTGATGCTCTGtatcttcaaatccacaaattCATAGAAACCATGAAATGGATGGCATCTGCCAGAACTCGCCTTGGTGATACCAGGACCTCAGAAGAGTATCAAGAAATTGTACTGAACTATACTTCAGATAGTTGGAGTGAAGATATCAGAGACAACAAGTACTTTGACACCCAAACCTTCCATTGGTCTCACTACGATCCTTTATTCCAGACCAGCGAATCTCATGGAACCACACATTTTTCAGTCCTAGACGACCAGGATAATGGAGTAGGAATGACCAGCACCGTCAATTTGTTGTTTGGGTCTATTGTATATGACCCCATAACCGGAGTTATCTTGAATAATGAGATGGATGACTTTCTGACCAAGTCCTACAACAACTCATTTCAGCTCCAGCCTTCGAAATTCAACACTGTTCAACCATATAATAGACCTTTATCATCAGCTGCCCCCACTATCATTATGGAGAATGGAATTCCTATTTTCCTCGTTGGAGCCGCTGGAGGCTCACGAATCACCACTGCTGTTTTACAAGCAATAATGCGAgtgttcaatttcaattCAGACCTCCTTCTGGCCATAGCTAACCCTCGTTTgcatcatcaacttctcccGAATTACGTGCTCCTTGAGAACATCACATTAACCAGTGAGGAGCTTGGATAcggagtacttgaacaacttgaaggctTGGGCCATACGTTCCAGGAGACGGGAGTTGAGACCACAATGAATGCTATTCACCGGGTACGGGACACTATCCACGGTGTGGCTGACTTTTGGAGAAAGTTTGGTGAAGCTGATGGGTATTag
- the YAT1 gene encoding carnitine O-acetyltransferase yat1 (COG:I; EggNog:ENOG503NUER) — MTYQYQDQLQKLPIPDLHQTCTNYLRVLKPLQTEKEYEKTMEAVAKFLKSGTGKYLDEQLREYSKNRNSYIEQFWYDSYLNYDSPVVLNLNPFFLLEDDPFNNESNSINPQVKRAASLTLSSLKFIRALKNETLPPDRLKNDQVLDMYQYSKLFGSARIPTDEGCVMQSDQNSNHIVVLSKSQFYWFDVLNGNNDLILSESDLIINFNSIIKDSLDTNADAVAKSSFGILTTENRRVWAKLRNTNLSNNSSNREILSIIDSALFILCLDDIKLYDLSDLAKNMLCGLSILDRGVQVGTCTNRWYDKLQIIITQNGKAGINFEHTGVDGHTVLRFVSDIYTDSILSFAHQINANSPNLWGDEGKKASIDNSENLITIPRKLEWDLTPDLSLALRFAETRLSDLINQNEFKHLEFKNYGSSTIKNMKFSPDAFIQMAFQATYYALYGKVECTYEPAMTKQFLHGRTEAIRPVSQESNLFVRKFFDSSVPNKTKLEFLSIACQSHSKQTRLASNGEGVDRHLFALFCIWKRYIEDEANEANENDDSNSDRTLGNEIQFTGPDKSSLQEIPSLFADSGWDKLNNTILSTSNCGNPSLRLFGFGPVSANGFGIGYIIKDDSVSICASSKHRQTSRFLATLESYLNEIYRIFKEVNSPTNEFLSSPVETKHTHSPASTPIYIENPKPAAYNGLSNLLGGYGYFDMGDDDIKSRGPSPEPPFLNRHNSGFSIKEIGKKLRLSEY; from the coding sequence ATGACCTATCAGTATCAGGATCAATTACAAAAGTTACCCATTCCCGACTTACATCAAACATGTACCAACTATTTGCGGGTATTGAAGCCCCTTCAAACTGAGAAAGAGTATGAAAAAACCATGGAGGCAGTAgccaagtttttgaagtcaGGGACCGGGAAATACCTTGACGAGCAACTCCGTGAATATAGCAAGAACAGAAACAGCTATATTGAGCAGTTCTGGTACGATTCATACTTGAACTACGATTCTCCtgtggtgttgaacttgaacccGTTTTTccttttggaagatgatcCTTTTAACAACgaatcaaattcaattAACCCCCAAGTTAAAAGAGCTGCATCTTTGACATTGTCttcattgaagttcattAGGGCATTGAAGAACGAAACCTTGCCTCCTGACAGATTGAAAAATGATCAGGTTTTGGACATGTATCAATACTCCAAGTTATTTGGGTCAGCAAGAATTCCCACCGACGAAGGATGCGTGATGCAAAGTGACCAAAATTCAAATCATATTGTGGTGTTGTCCAAGTCTCAATTCTATTGGTTTGATGTATTGAACGGCAACAACgacttgattttgtcgGAATCCGACTTGATCATTAACTTCAATTCTATCATCAAAGACTCTTTAGACACAAACGCAGACGCAGTAGCCAAATCGTCATTCGGGATTTTGACTACTGAAAACAGAAGAGTCTGGGCTAAGTTGAGAAACACAAACTTGAGCAATAACTCTTCCAACAGAGAAATCTTATCCATTATTGATTCGGCATTGTTTATTTTGTGTTTGGACGATATTAAATTATATGACTTGTCtgacttggccaagaacATGTTATGTGGGTTGTCGATATTGGATAGAGGTGTTCAGGTAGGTACTTGTACGAACAGATGGTACGATAAGTTACAAATCATCATTACTCAAAATGGTAAGGCTGGTATCAATTTCGAGCATACTGGTGTAGATGGCCACACTGTCTTAAGGTTTGTTTCTGATATTTACACCGACTCAATTTTGTCATTTGCTCATCAAATCAACGCCAATTCTCCGAACTTATGGGGTGATGAGGGCAAGAAAGCTAGTATCGACAATTCTGAAAACTTGATTACTATTCCTCGAAAGTTGGAATGGGATTTAACTCCTGACTTATCGTTAGCCTTGAGGTTTGCCGAAACAAGATTGAGTGATTTAATCAATCAAAATGAGTTCAAACAtttggagttcaagaactATGGTTCTTCTACTATCAAAAACATGAAGTTTTCTCCTGATGCTTTCATCCAAATGGCTTTTCAAGCAACATACTATGCTTTGTATGGGAAAGTTGAATGTACTTATGAACCAGCAATGACCAAACAGTTCTTACACGGTAGAACTGAAGCTATCAGGCCCGTGAGCCAGGAATCAAACCTTTTTGTGAGGAAGTTTTTTGACTCTTCTGTTCCTAATAAGACCAAGTTGGAATTTCTTTCTATTGCATGTCAGTCTCATTCCAAGCAAACACGGCTAGCCTCCAATGGAGAAGGGGTTGACAGACACTTGTTTGCTTTGTTCTGTATTTGGAAACGCTATATCGAAGATGAAGCCAATGAAGCCAATGAGAATGATGATAGCAACTCAGACCGTACTCTTGGTAACGAAATTCAGTTCACAGGGCCAGATAAGTCCAGTTTACAAGAAATCCCTTCGCTTTTTGCTGACTCTGGCTGGgacaaattgaacaacacTATTTTATCTACTTCAAACTGTGGAAATCCTTCGTTGAGGTTGTTTGGTTTTGGGCCTGTTAGTGCTAATGgatttggaattggttACATTATCAAGGATGATTCCGTATCTATTTGTGCCTCCTCTAAACATAGGCAAACATCCAGATTCTTGGCCACTTTGGAATCATATTTGAACGAAATTTATCGAATCTTTAAAGAGGTTAACAGTCCCACAAATGAGTTTTTATCTTCCCCAGTAGAGACCAAGCACACTCATTCTCCTGCCAGTACTCCAATTTATATTGAGAATCCCAAACCTGCTGCATACAATGGtttatccaacttgttgggAGGCTACGGCTATTTCGATATGGGTGATGACGATATAAAGTCTAGAGGGCCAAGTCCTGAACCTCCATTCTTGAATAGACATAACAGTGGAttctccatcaaagaaatcgGGAAAAAGTTAAGATTATCAGAATATTGA
- the FAS2 gene encoding 3-oxoacyl-[acyl-carrier-protein] synthase (EggNog:ENOG503NV76; COG:Q), which yields MRPEIEQELSHTLLTELLAYQFASPVRWIETQDVFLKDNKTERVVEIGPSPTLAGMASRTIKAKYESFDAALSLQRQVLCYSKDANQIYYTPDPADLESDKPSITKSLNANKADTPAATATESAPAASPAAPVPAQAPAPVPAPSGPVASVADEAVSAGLIVQVLVAQKLKKPLDAVPMSKAIKDLVNGKSTVQNEILGDLGKEFGSTPEKPEDTPLQELAEQFQDSFSGQLGKTTSGLVGRLMSSKMPGGFSVTSARKYLDSRYGFAAGRQDSVLLLALVNEPANRLGSENDAKSFLDGMAQKHASMAGISLNSGAEAAGGAGGAAGAVIDSAALDAVTAENKNLAKQQLETLARYLKVDLNKGAKSFVKEKEASAVLQKELDLWEEEHGEFYAKGIKPIFSPLKARTYDSYWNWARQDVLSMYFDIIFGKLTSVDRETINQCIQIMNRSNPTLIKFMQYHIDHTPEYKGETYQLAKKLGQQLIDNCKQVLDVDPAFKDVSKITKPHTNIDARGQIDYNEIESPSVRKFEQYVYEMAQGGEITKQKSKPTIKDDLARVYKAIVKQQNLSADTKLDFQSLYTQLIDYIDSSKEIDNRAIATGTATPVEEAEDILSSPATSDDEIASLPDKTSILQPVSSTIPQETIPFLHIQRKTREGWEYDHKLSSTYLDGLESCAINGLTFKDKHVLVTGAGAGSIGAEVLQGLISGGAKVIVTTSRFSKKTTEYYQTMYSRYGAAGSTLIVVPFNQGSVKDVNALVDYIYNDPKQGGLGWDLDIIVPFAAIPENGNGLDNIDSKSELAHRIMLTNVLRLLGGVKSKKSTDTRPAQVILPLSPNHGTFGFDGLYSESKISLETLFNRWYSEDWGTRLTICGAVIGWTRGTGLMSANNIIAEGFEKLGVRTFSQKEMAFNILGLMTPELTQLCQEEPILADLNGGFQYIDNLKDVTTKLRTDLLETADVKRAVSLESSIEQRVVNGENVDNNYAKVKVQARSNMKFDFPGMKSYKEIKEIAPDLEGMLDLESVVVVTGFSEVGPWGNSRTRWEMEANGEFSIEGAIEMAWIMGLIKYHNGKLKGKPYSGWVDAKTQAPVEDHEIKAKYEEHILEHSGIRLVEPELFGGYDPNKKKLIQEVVVQHDLEPFEASKEVAEQYKLQHGDKCEIFEDEESGEYSIKILTGATLYIPKALKFDRLVAGQIPTGWNAKTYGIDDDIISQVDPVTLFALVATVEALLASGVTDPYEFYKYIHLSELGNCIGSGMGGMTALKGIFKDRYEEKQVQNDILQESFINTMPAWINMLLLSSSGPIRTPVGACATAIESVELGIETILAKKAKICVVGGLDDFQEESSHEFANMNATSNTYDEFDHGRTPAEMSRPTTTTRSGFMESQGSGVQVVMSADLAIKMGVPIYGILAMSATASDKIGKSVPAPGKGILTTAREYHGDLKFPSSKLNIKYRARQLKNRLAQIESWRESEIDYLYEEAELAKESYNDFEEEFVVEEFLAERSEEIDREAKRQIADAKRQWGNDFYKSDPRIAPLRGAMATFGLTIDDLGVASFHGTSTKANDKNETLTVHSMMKHLGRTEGNPVYGVFQKFLTGHPKGAAGAWMLNGALQILQTGLVPGNRNADNVDQILQEFDYVMFPSRSIQTDGIKAVSVTSFGFGQKGAQAIVIHPDYLYAVLDQASYEEYAAKVVSRNKKTYRYMHNAITRNTMFVQKNDAPYVDDLEKQVYLDPLARVSEGKDLKFANKTIQASASYISESSNNIAKALSTLNKSNKGVGVDVELLSSLNLENETFIERNFTKGEQEYCLKSPDPRASFTGTWSAKEAVFKALGVKSQGAGAALVDIQVVRSATGAPKVNLVGAAKAAAEKAGVKNVSVSISHDDFQATAVALSEY from the coding sequence ATGCGTCCTGAGATCGAACAAGAACTCTCGCATACCTTGTTGACCGAGTTGTTAGCTTACCAGTTTGCTTCTCCCGTCAGATGGATTGAAACCCAAGATgtgttcttgaaggacaACAAGACTGAAAGAGTGGTGGAAATTGGTCCATCTCCAACCTTGGCTGGTATGGCTTCCAGAACTATTAAGGCCAAATACGAGTCTTTTGATGCCGCTTTGTCCTTGCAACGTCAAGTCTTGTGTTACTCCAAGGATGCTAACCAGATTTATTACACCCCTGATCCAGCAGACTTAGAATCCGATAAGCCAAGTATcaccaaatctttgaatGCCAACAAAGCTGACACTCCAGCTGCTACTGCTACTGAGAGTGCACCTGCCGCTTCCCCCGCTGCTCCCGTTCCAGCTCAAGCTCCAGCTCCCGTTCCAGCTCCTAGTGGTCCTGTGGCTTCGGTGGCCGATGAGGCTGTTTCCGCTGGGTTGATTGTGCAAGTGTTGGTGGCCCAAAAGTTAAAGAAACCTTTGGACGCCGTTCCCATGTCCAAGGCCATCAAGGATCTTGTTAACGGTAAATCCACCGTTCAGAACGAAATTTTGGGTGATTTAGGTAAGGAATTTGGCTCCACTCCTGAAAAACCCGAAGATACTCCTTTGCAAGAGTTGGCCGAACAGTTCCAAGATTCATTCAGTGGGCAATTAGGTAAGACTACCTCGGGTTTGGTCGGTAGATTGATGTCTTCCAAGATGCCTGGTGGTTTTTCTGTCACTTCTGCTAGAAAGTACTTAGACTCCCGTTATGGGTTTGCTGCTGGAAGACAAGATTCAGTATTGTTATTAGCCTTGGTGAATGAACCTGCCAATCGGTTGGGATCTGAAAATGATGCCAAGCTGTTCTTGGATGGAATGGCCCAGAAACATGCTTCTATGGCCGGTATTTCCTTGAACTCTGGTGCTGAAGCTGCCGGTGGTGCGGGTGGTGCTGCTGGTGCAGTCATTGACAGTGCTGCTTTAGACGCCGTTACTGCCGAaaacaagaacttggcaAAGCAGCAATTAGAAACTTTGGCCAGGTACTTGAAGGTTGATTTAAACAAGGGAGCGAAGTCCTTTGttaaagaaaaggaagCTTCAGCTGTGTTGcaaaaagaattggattTATGGGAAGAAGAGCACGGAGAATTCTATGCCAAGGGTATCAAGCCTATTTTCTCACCATTGAAAGCAAGAACTTACGATTCTTACTGGAACTGGGCTAGACAGGATGTGTTGTCCATGTACTTCGATATCATTTTTGGTAAATTGACTTCTGTTGACAGAGAAACCATCAACCAATGTATCCAGATCATGAACCGTTCTAATCCAACCTTGATTAAGTTTATGCAATACCACATTGATCATACTCCAGAATACAAGGGTGAAACCTATCAGTTGGCTAAGaaacttggtcaacagTTGATTGACAACTGTAAGCAAGTTTTGGATGTTGATCCAGCTTTCAAGGATGTCAGTAAGATCACCAAACCTCACACCAATATCGATGCTAGAGGTCAAATTGACTACAACGAAATTGAAAGCCCATCTGTTAGAAAGTTTGAACAATACGTTTACGAAATGGCTCAAGGTGGAGAGATAACCAAGCAAAAGTCCAAGCCAACTATCAAGGACGATTTGGCCAGAGTTTACAAAGCCATTGTTAAACAACAAAACTTGTCTGCGgacaccaagttggatttCCAGTCCTTGTACACTCAGTTGATTGACTACATTGACAGTTCTAAGGAAATTGACAATAGGGCCATAGCTACTGGTACTGCAActccagttgaagaagccgAAGATATCCTTTCTTCACCTGCTACTTCGGACGATGAAATTGCTTCTTTACCTGACAAGACCTctattttgcaaccagtTTCTTCCACAATCCCCCAAGAAACCATTCCTTTCTTGCACATCCAGAGAAAGACTCGTGAAGGTTGGGAATACGATCACAAGCtctcttcaacttattTGGATGGCTTGGAATCGTGTGCTATTAACGGTTTGACTTTCAAGGACAAACATGTTTTGGTTactggtgctggtgctggatCTATTGGTGCCgaagttcttcaaggtttGATTAGTGGTGGTGCTAAAGTTATTGTAACTACTTCTAGATTTTCCAAGAAGACCACCGAATACTACCAAACCATGTATTCCAGATACGGTGCTGCTGGCTCAACCTTGATTGTTGTTCCATTCAACCAAGGTTCTGTTAAAGACGTCAATGCTTTGGTTGATTACATCTACAACGATCCTAAGCAAGGTGGTCTTGGTTGGGATTTGGACATCATCGTTCCATTTGCTGCCATTCCAGAAAACGGTAACGGTTTGGACAACATCGACTCTAAATCTGAGCTCGCTCATAGAATTATGTTGACTAATGTGTTGAGACTTTTGGGTGGTGTTAAGTCTAAAAAGAGTACTGACACCAGACCAGCTCAAGTCATCTTGCCATTGTCTCCAAACCACGGAACTTTCGGTTTCGATGGTTTATATTCTGAATCCAAGATTTCCTTAGAAACTTTGTTCAATAGATGGTACTCCGAAGATTGGGGAACCAGATTAACCATCTGTGGTGCCGTCATTGGTTGGACCAGAGGTACTGGTTTGATGAGTGCCAACAACATCATTGCTGAAGGATTCGAAAAGTTGGGGGTTAGAACTTTTAGTCAAAAGGAAATGGCCTTTAACATTTTGGGATTGATGACTCCAGAACTTACTCAACtttgtcaagaagaaccaattTTGGCTGACTTGAACGGTGGATTCCAATACatcgacaacttgaaggatgtCACCACTAAGTTGAGAACTGATCTCTTggaaactgctgatgttaAGCGTGCTGTCTCTTTAGAATCCAGCATTGAACAAAGAGTTGTCAATGGAGAAAATGTCGACAACAACTATGCTAAAGTCAAAGTTCAAGCTAGATCTAATATGAAGTTCGATTTCCCAGGAATGAAATCCTACAAGGAGATCAAGGAAATTGCTCCGGACTTGGAAGGAATGTTAGATTTAGAAAGCGTTGTTGTGGTCACTGGTTTCTCCGAAGTTGGGCCATGGGGTAACTCCAGAACCAGATGGGAAATGGAAGCAAATGGTGAATTCTCTATTGAAGGAGCCATTGAAATGGCTTGGATTATGGGTTTGATCAAATACCACAATGGTAAGTTGAAGGGTAAACCATACTCTGGTTGGGTTGATGCTAAGACCCAAGCTCCGGTTGAAGATCACGAAATCAAGGCCAAATATGAAGAGCATATTCTAGAACACTCGGGTATCCGTTTAGTTGAACCAGAATTGTTCGGAGGTTATGAtccaaacaagaagaagttaattcaagaagttgtgGTTCAACATGACTTGGAACCATTCGAAgcttccaaagaagttgcCGAGCAATACAAGCTTCAACATGGTGATAAGTGTGAGATAttcgaagatgaagaatcTGGTGAATATTCtatcaagattttgacTGGTGCTACTTTGTACATTCCAAAGGCCTTGAAATTTGACCGTCTCGTTGCTGGTCAAATTCCAACCGGTTGGAATGCTAAAACTTATGGTATTGACGATGACATTATTTCTCAAGTTGATCCAGTTACTTTGTTCGCTTTGGTTGCAACTGTAGAAGCTTTGTTAGCTTCTGGTGTTACCGACCCTTACGAATTCTACAAGTATATTCATCTTTCCGAACTTGGTAACTGTATTGGTTCTGGTATGGGTGGTATGACTGCTTTAAAGGGTATCTTTAAAGACAGATACGAAGAGAAGCAAGTGCAAAATGATATCTTGCAAGAATCCTTTATCAATACCATGCCTGCTTGGATCAATATGTTGttgttatcatcatctggtCCTATTAGAACCCCGGTTGGTGCGTGTGCTACTGCTATTGAATcagttgaacttggtattGAAACTATATTGGCCAAGAAAGCCAAGATTTGTGTTGTAGGTGGTTTAGATGacttccaagaagaaagttCCCATGAATTCGCTAACATGAATGCTACTTCCAACACTTATGATGAATTTGATCATGGAAGAACTCCAGCTGAAATGTCCAGACCAACCACTACAACTAGAAGTGGTTTCATGGAATCTCAAGGTTCtggtgttcaagttgtcatGAGTGCCGATTTGGCCATCAAAATGGGTGTTCCAATTTACGGTATCTTGGCTATGAGTGCCACTGCTTCAGACAAGATTGGAAAATCAGTTCCAGCTCCTGGTAAAGGAATTTTGACCACCGCTAGAGAATATCACGGCGACTTGAAGTTCccatcatccaagttgaacatcaagTACAGAGCTAGacaattgaagaacagGCTCGCTCAAATTGAATCTTGGAGAGAATCCGAGATCGACTACTTGTACGAAGAAGCAGAACTTGCTAAGGAATCTTACAATGACttcgaagaagaatttgttgttgaagaatttttAGCTGAACGTTctgaagaaattgacagAGAAGCCAAACGCCAAATTGCTGATGCTAAGAGACAATGGGGTAACGACTTCTACAAGTCTGACCCAAGAATTGCTCCATTGAGAGGAGCTATGGCTACTTTCGGTTTGACCATTGATGACTTGGGTGTTGCCTCTTTCCACGGTACTTCCACCAAGGCTAATGACAAGAACGAAACTTTGACTGTTCATTCGATGATGAAGCACTTAGGTAGAACTGAAGGTAACCCAGTGTATGGTGTGTTTCAAAAGTTCTTGACTGGTCATCCAAAGGGTGCTGCTGGTGCTTGGATGTTGAACGGGGCTTTACAAATCTTGCAAACTGGTCTTGTTCCTGGTAATAGAAATGCTGATAACGTGGATCAAATCTTGCAAGAATTTGATTATGTTATGTTCCCATCTAGATCCATTCAAACTGATGGTATTAAGGCTGTTTCGGTcacttcttttggttttggtcAAAAGGGTGCTCAAGCTATCGTTATTCACCCAGACTACTTATACGCTGTTTTGGATCAAGCTTCCTATGAGGAATATGCTGCTAAGGTTGTTTCTagaaacaagaaaaccTACCGTTACATGCACAATGCCATTACCAGAAACACCATGTTTGTTCAAAAGAATGATGCTCCATACGTCgacgacttggaaaaacAAGTATACTTGGACCCATTGGCTCGTGTTAGTGAAGGAAAGGACCTCAAGTTTGCCAATAAGACTATTCAAGCTTCTGCTAGCTATATTAGTGAGTCTTCTAACAACATTGCCAAAGCTTTGAGtactttgaacaagtctAACAaaggtgttggtgttgatgttgaactcttgagttctttgaacttggaaaatgaaACTTTCATCGAAAGAAACTTTACTAAAGGCGAGCAAGAGTACTGTCTCAAGTCTCCTGACCCTAGAGCCTCTTTCACGGGAACCTGGTCTGCTAAAGAAGCTGTGTTCAAAGCTTTGGGTGTAAAGTCCCAAGGTGCTGGTGCAGCTTTGGTTGatatccaagttgttcGTAGTGCTACTGGTGCACCAAAAGTCAACTTGGTTGGAGCTGCTAAAGCTGCTGCTGAGAAGGCTGGTGTCAAGAATGTGAGTGTTTCCATCTCACACGATGACTTTCAGGCCACTGCTGTTGCGTTGAGCGAATACTAA